The nucleotide window tatacacgtgTGCAATCCTGAAAGGGgatatgcaaaaagaaaaatgggttAGAGGGATACAATTaaaggtcctttttttttttttttatcatcccAATAGTCTACCGTCAGATCATTATTACACATTACGAGAAATATGTAATACGATTGTAGCAAACATGAGAGGGCTGGGATCTTCATCCTAGGGGACTCATTGTGTAGTGGAAACCGGCAACCTAACTGTGCAACGAGCATTGTAACACATTTTCAAGAATGGAAGAGCAATTTTCAGCAGTTTCAAAACTTTCATTTAAAGGTAAATTTCTACATTTTGGAGAAGACATCAAAAGAATTTAAGTTACTGCACATAGTAAGTCAGTGGAAGAACAAGGAATGGAAACTAGGATTCCTGACTGCCTATTTATGGCTTCTTTACTAGAATCTTCAAGAGATTcatcaatttattttaattccagaAATCTGTACACACTTATAAGATAGTACAACAACATgccttcttttctccctccttttctctcttactttccttcccacctttcttttcttctggctGTGGCATTAGAGCAGGGTGCCACAGCCCCCTGCCAAGCTATGAGTTATGCCTTTAAACTGCCTGACTGGGAGAGTTCCAGGCATACAAGTGGAAGACACCAGAGTGACCAAGGTGTTAGGGGGACTGGCAGATCACTATCAGCTGATGGAGAAGTGTTTCAATACTTTAACTCTTAGTACTGCTGCACTGGGACACATCAGCTGAAAAGCAGGCCTGACAAAGACTTGCTCCACATTTTGAACTAAAACACGGCacgggcaggaagctgctgcagGCCACCCCTCAGAGACCACGCCACGCCTGGCTAAGCAGCGAGCATCCTGCTACCCTCCTGGAACTCAGGGTTGAGCTCTTTTATGTGCCAGTCTTCTCAGGGAAGGGACAGTCCATTTAATCTCACCTTGTACAGATTTAAtatacagcaggtgctcatcGCCAAAACAATGAATAAATGGGCCCGTATTCCCTGAGCTGTTTATCTGTGTTCCGACTCAAGCCACACCCTGGCTGACCTCCACCACTTTTCTCCAGCCTCGGAATAGTTATCATCACACTGCACCTTGTCCTGGCATGTCTCCTGATTAGCCAAAATGGGTGAAtaattctgtaactctttcctttGCGAAGATTTTGTAACCTAGGCACTGAACTAAGCAATGAATCCTGGGGTTCTCTGCCTGGGAAGTTAACTAGTTATCTAGAGGCATATGCTTGAACAGGTTACACATCAGAGTTACCCTTATCTTGTGGTTGCTGGTCCTGCAGGAAATACATGACAGACAACTTGGATATCCCTGGGAACCTCCAGGGTCTCCCAACCAACCTCTAAGAAACACTAACCAAGATTTTACAATtaatctgttttgttttcattctcttgtaaacttaagtaatttatttttattaacttaaaaaagaaacctgtaaATCTTTTTGATGTTTCTCTtccaaaatttgaatttcaaatttatgTCTGTCATTTGCTTCTTCAAGTGCTTTCTCCACTGCTTGCTTCTGGAGTTCAatagcctttgaaataaaaagatcATATATCTATTAATATATCAGTATGGACACAGGGTAACTGTCattatttgggatgctggcaaatCTTCAAGTGTACTGAAGTTAGCACCCACCAAGGAGGGTCCCTAATTACTTGCTGCAATTCCTGTCTCAAATTTCCCATAGCAAACTGGCTGCCTTAGTCAACGGTATCCTAACACATTCTAGCCCTGGAATTCCAGCTCTTGCATGGCCATTCCAGGAATGAATGACAGAGCATCTTCGCTGTCTGTAGGTGGCTGCGCTCTTTCCTTCTTGGCACTTTACTGATTTCTTGCTTAACTGCTACCACAGTAATGTATTTTGTACAGAAAATCTAGCAAACAGGGATGTGGAGATGCACAGAGCCTGAAGAAGCTGAGGACCATCCCAGATCCCCTGTATCAGGGGTtcagaaagaaattttattatcttatttgaAGGATTTTGCagttttattactttattataaCCCTAGATAAACTTACATTCAAGCTGCAGAATATTCATAAAAGCATCCTATTGTATTAGAATGTATAATTGATGGCTCACATTGAATTTGAATTTATTATTGATAAAAATAGATGGCCACTAAGATTCTGATATATATTGCTCTTTGCATTGGAGTGATTTAGAtgtccaaaatattttcataccAAGCCTCTGTTGGCATTAATGCCAAACAATTCTGGTACTGTGTGATGTGAAGTCTATTTTATGAAGAAACCAAGAAGAAATTCTGTTTAAGCAGTGACTTGTCCTGTTCTCCAGAAGTGTAGAAAGTAATTTATGTCATTCTACTGATGACTGGAAGAAGTGGTAGCTTCAAGCTGAGGCTCTGCCAATCtgcacagcagactcctagaatgactttcatagtaaataacactctgacctcagaatcaacccacaAGGCCTCCTGgtcgggctgaaaggcctgcgagagcatctcaggcatggaaagacaagactctgcggggcaaaaaaaaaaaaaaaacaacaaccttcACGGAGGATCTCTGcaagacctcagaggaaaggaagggtcatcaaagaaggagacgctcttctctgaagggagagaacatcctctttgcttatggccgtgtccaaataacgatggagtctatggtcacaaaaggccttcACAGCCCTCGCAGCTCAcaacaagagcctcggatgatcactgatgtcataaaaaaagagtgttaattgttaaaggaacaacagtagtcaatgtgtacttgctccccaggtaggacctctgtccctattgaattgcaatgTGAGAATCGAcagcaaattctctccccaaactgttctttatatgttgtgtgtgagcaaattgttgaactctatgattagcatagagatggtcctctatatataaagtcatactaaaaatgatcaataatgaagagggagatgggagagggaatgggaggtgggaagggagcggGATGGGGGATatgagggaaagaaccagtgtattcctaaagttgtatttatgtaaaaatgcattaaataaataaataaataaaaagattgagGCTTTGCTTCAGCTCTATGTTTTGGATCCCTCTGTGAGCCCAACATTCAAATCGTCCCTCAGGCACTCAGCAGTCATGTGGACAAGATAGCAAGCATTTTAGAGAGGAGATGAAAGGGAGACTAGGACATAATGAAGCAACTGGAGAAAAACAGTCACTTAGTTCAAAGATATTATGCACTACACAAATGGATCAtcacttatattttaaatgtcaggCCCTAATGAGTCATTTTCAACATAGACATCCTATTTGTTTTAGTTGCAATCAAATGAGAATAAAGGAAGCAGTAGTTATCCATACAAAGAAGGCAATTTAGAAGGAAGCTCTGAATGATGCCTACTTCTTACTACTCACCTACTATGTGCTGAGCACATTATTTCATTGAGCTCTTTCAAGTGATAGAATTGGCACTGCAATTATTCCTCTTTACAAATAAAGAagccaagacagagattgaaaaaCTTGCTCAAGGACCAACTACTAACTAGGATTCAAAGTCAGTTCTGTCTGATGATGGAATCTCTGCCTTGACCACTATGCTAAacagtcttcaaaagttcatagaaaatgtgtattatgaaaaaatgatgcaagGACTTCAAAGCTATTTTGCATCAAACTCAGTttatcttttgattacattttccacaaactttttgaaggatcttcgtattattattttttgggcAAATCGAAAAAGTAAAAGAACTGTGAGGAAGTATTTTAGGTCAATTTCCAACTTTTTACCTGATTCCATACATCTGCTTCAGCTTTTGCAATACGTTCTTTGATAGTAGCCTCTTGAGATTGCTCTTCTTTATTCAGAATACTTTCCCCAATATCTGTGTATTAGAAGACAAATGATCATTCATCTTCAGACAGTTGGCTTTCCTTTCCACCATTACCTAGTTACTTAAGAGGATTATCTGGGAGAGAGATCCTTTAAAAAGATGTCAATATTTTCTTTAGAGAACCATCAAAAGGCTAAGTTTCCTCCTAACTGATGAGGCGGGAACTACAGTACTGTCAGGCCAGGACAGAGTAAGTCACTTCAGCCCACAAAGTAGGCAACTAGAGAAGTGAAATAAATGCCCTGTATTTTGTACACACAAAGTAGAAAAGTGTCTGAATATTTAAGGGACAAGAGAATATCACATCCATATAGCTCCTCTCTCATAACTCCTATCTGAGTTCTGATGCTACCCCCATCAGGGGAGTAGAAACCAAATAAATGCCGTTTAAAAATTGCATCATGCCTTTGTTTAGTGTACACACTAAATCCATCAAGTTTTCATGGGTTTAATTGTTTCAACTATGGGCTTAACTAAAGTGTAGTAGCTAATTATTTATCTGGAAAATATCTAATTCGATTTccaaataataatattttcatagTAATACCCTCTCTACCCAAACAAGGAAATAATTATCTAGCCAGGTGAGAGGAACACATCTCTACTGTCTACCTTCTTATACTTTCAGAAATCAGAGATGCAATCATTAGTTAATAGAAGAGGGGATCAGGGAGGCATTTAGGTAAACACCTCAAGGCTCAAAATCAGATGAAAAACTCTAATGTGcataaaagagagaaggaagtcagTAGTTACAATCAGTCTGCCtttgtattaaatatatatgtatctgcAAATATTCTCTTATTATTTATATGTATCTACTTTTATGTCACCAGCTACTTATTAAGAGTTTGCTTCTTTCACCCACTTATTAGGGCATTATTGAGACGTGTTTCTTCTTGCACACATATGGCAGGTACAAAAGTGCTGGCAAGGGCAAAAAGAACTCAAACTACTACCATGTGTAGGCTTTTATAATAGGTataaatatgaggatacttcagaaagtttgtagaagggaatcaaaaggtaagtttattttggtggatgAAACTTTGAGATCCTTGCATATTTCTTTCATAATTgatattttccacgaactttttgaagacccattgtATGTCATTAAAGCCACCATAATAACCTTCAAGGTAGGCATTAATACTGTCATTTACATATGAAGAAACAGATTGAGAGTTAAATATCTGCCCAGCGCACACAACAGGGACAAGGAGATGAATTCCAACCCACATTCTTTTCATGCCAAACAGACACCCTTGTAGGATAAGCAATTTTGAACAGGAAAAGCTGATAACAGTCCATGTAACAGTAAGAATGACATACAATACTATGGAACAttagaacaaagaaaacaacCATCACTTACCCAGGATATCTCTGTGAGTGTAAAAGCGTGTCTTAAATGGCTTGTATTCGTGGATCCGTTTGAAGGTTTCTCCAAAAGGGGCTGGTGGAATTAGTTTATTACAAACAGCGCAGCAGACAAAGTGTGTGTGATTTGGATTTCTGATCATAGCTAACTTTCAGATGACTTCTGCTATTTactgttaaaataattttgagatcAGAAAAAGTAGCTTTAAGAGAAGCTAGAAGTATGATAAAGCTGGAAGAAGGTCAGGATTTTTAGCAGAATGCTAGAGGACAGTAAGGATTGAATGATTTGCCATGATGCGCTCGTGGTTATGTGCCTTATGTTAAAGAATGTTGCTGAAAACCTCTGCCATCGAAGATACAGGCACTAGATTGAGCAAGATTTACCCAGTGGCTCCCTCTCAGACTCTGGCATTAACTTGTTAACTTACTTGGCAACTGTTGCTAGGTAAAATAAGCTTTGCTCATAAAAGCAACTTGAAATAATGACCAAAGGGAGCATGATGCAGCCATTCATTTTCCTGGTATTTTCTGTATGAGTTTCCTATTGCAGCTGTAACAAATTAACATAAACTTTGTGACTGAAACACAACACACATTTAATCTCTTGCATTTCTCAAGGTCAGAAGCCTAAAAATGAATCTCTTGGTGCCAAAATCAAAATGTTAACAGGGCTGGTTACTTCTGGAGTGTTTAGGGGACAACCTGTATCCCTGCCTTTCCCAGTTTCCCAATGGGCTCACAGCCTTGAAGCCTCCAGCTTTCCCTTCTGTGTTTCCAAGCAATCATCCCTTCCTCTGATCTCTGCCTCACTCTATGGACCTCTGGGCCACACCAGTCTCATCAgaataatccaggataatcttccCAACTCAAAATCCTCAACTtcatcacatctgcaaagtcctATATTCTCAGGCTCCAGAGTTAGGATTTGGGAATCTTTGCAGGGGAGGGGAGTATAAATCAGCCTATCACACTTTTCttttaatagatgatttttaaaaatttatttatttatttgaaagagttacaaagagagacgagaggcagagagggagagaaagagagaaagagagaaagagagaaagagagagagagagagaggtcttccatctgctggttcactccccagttggctacaacagccagagctgtgctgatctgaagccaggagccaggagcttcttccgggtctcccacgcaagtgcaggggcccaaggacttgggccatcttctattgctttcccaggccatagcagagagctggattggaagtggagcagcctggtctcaaactggcacccatatgggatgccagcgcttcaggccagggtgttaacccgctgtgccacagcaccagtccctggattttttttcctcacataATTATTTAAGACCAGCAATGGAGGTAGtttcttaatttttcatattatgtATAAATGTGATGTTTTGGTGCCGTAGCAATAAAATTGGGAAATATGgtatcttaagagaaaaaatacttCTAACAAGTTAGCATTCAAAATTACtaagcctggggccagcgctgtggtgtagtgggtaaagccagcacctgcagtgctggaatcccttatgggtgccagtttgagtcccagcaactccactcctgatccaggtctctgctatggcctgggaaagccgtggaggatggcccaagtctttgggcccctgcaccggcatgggagacccagaagttgttcctggctcctggctttggattggtacagttccagcggttgcagccatttggggagtgaatcagaagaaggaagatcgatctctctctctctctctctctgcctctcctttgctctctgtgtaactctgcctttcaaatgaataaataaatcttaaaaaaattactacgCCTGTTTTTAAGTCACATTGTTCCTATGATTTTAACAGCCTTAGAGATTCTACAAATCACAAACACCATGCAAATGATTACAAATGactaattttgtttaaaaaatatttattttatttatttgaaaaacagagttacagagagaggtagagccagagagagaggtcttccattcactggttcattccccagatgactgcaacagccagacctgagctaatctgaagccaggagccaggagcttcttccaggtctcctgcatgggtgcaggggtccaaggacttgggccatcttctactgctttcccaggctataacagatagctggattggaagtggaacagcccagtctcgaactggtgcccatgtgagatgccagtgctgcagagccAGGGCTTTAAGCCATTATAccacagccccccagccccaaaatgaatgatttttttaaaaaaattgcttatcAATTCATATATAGCATCTACCTGGCAATACTCATTTTATAATTAATCAATGAAATTAATTTCAGCAGAACTCCCACACAGCCCTATGCTAAGTGTGCCACAAGTTAAATATAACTTCTTTatgaatcacattttaaaaaagatttatttatttgaaaggtagggttgttgagagagagagaaagagagagagagagagagaggtatcttccatccgttggttcactccctaaatggctgcaacagctggagcttggccgatctgaagccaggagccaggagtttcctctaggtctctcacaggtgcattagtagggagctggattggaagtagagcagccaggactcaaactggcacccatatgagatgccagtactgcaggcagcagctttatctgctatgccacagcgctggcccctatgaaTGACATTTGAATTGATTCATATATCTTAATGACTGGCTAAAAACTTCAAATAACTCTATCAAAAGGTGCCAGATTAACAAGCAGAGTTAGGCATAGGTGTTTGGCCTCTGCAGATCATATCTGCGTGCCTGGATTAGACTGCCAGCctcggctcctgattccagcttgcagctaatgcagatcctgggaggcaatggtgctGACTCAAGtagtcaggttcctgccacccatgtgggagatctggattcagatttatggctcccagctttggatcccCAGCTGTTCTgtacatatggggagtgaattagcagatgggagcttgctctgtctctgactttcaaaaaaaaaaaaagtttttaaaagaaagcggTTAATTGACACTGGAAGAGaggcaaaagagaaaatgaattaataCTGAGAACTGAAACTACTGAATCCACAGTTAACTATATGGATTGGGAACTGAGGCCTCCCATGTTATGACCCTCTGACCTGTTTCTGCCAATTCTTACTTAACAGGTAGGGTAACCAACTAGTTTTGATTTGCTTGGGCCTGATCCTGCTTAGAAACTGTAAATTCTGGACCAGGagtttggcctagaagttaatttgccagttaagacaccacaaCTCACAAAAAAGTACATGGGTTTGattctctgctccagctcctgactccagcctcctgctaatgaggatctatgggaggcagtgatgacaaCTGAAGTGATTGGGCTCTTGTCATCCAAGTGGGAGATGTAGATtgaggttcttggctttggcttggcccagcccgcaggcatctggggaatgaaccagcagagagaagatttctatctctgtttATCTtggtacctttcaaataaaaatttaaaaaattttaaaaagctgttagacgcacttggtaaagtgataagtataaatacacaactgatcaaaaaaagatagggtatgtgttgatgagatttcacaaataagaccagtgtaagcaaataatgaaggatagaattaaaagggagagaatgatcctgagggggaaacaggacacacagcagactcatagaatggcagcactcctgcctcagaatcaacccttgggacattcggatctggctaaaaggtccatgagagtctcacaggtggcaaaaaaacaatctaaatgaaagatcctggtgaacaagaccccagcagaaggaacaggcgatcaaggagagaggcgcctttctctgaagggaggaaggaacctccactgtgatatggccttgactaaacaagttcagagtcggggaactcaaggggcttccatagcctagacagctcatagcaagagtcttgggtgattgctgacgtcataaataagagtgccaattgttaatcaacaacgggagtcactgggtacaggctccccatgtaggatctctgtccttaatgtgttctactatgaaacttaaacaacactactagtcgaacaatacctataccttgtgtggttgtgtgagtgcagcctgttgaaatccttgcttagtatatactaagttgatcttcagtatatgaaggtaattgaaaatgaaactcgatgaagggcgggatgggagagggagtgggagaggggagggccacgggagggagggaggttgggggggaagccacaacaatacaaaagttgcactttgtaaattcacatttattaaataaaaaaaaaactatataacaaacaaaaaaaagaacttaatactttacccttttagtattttttatgttctacttaaaactattggttgaactctgtaattaatacacaattactcttaggtgtttaattaatgctataactagtattttacactttgtgtttctgtgtgggtgcaaactgttgaaatctttacttaatatatgctaaattggagccggcgccgtggctcaataggctaatcctccaccttgcggcgccggcacaccgggttctagtcccggttggggcgccggattctgtcccggttgcccctcttccaggccagctctctgctatggccagggagtgcagtggaggatggcccaggtgcttgggccctgcaccccatgggagaccaggaaaagcacctggctcctggctcctgccaggatcagcgcggtgcgccggctgcagcggcggccattggagggtgaaccagcggcaaaggaagacctttctctctctgtctctctctctcactgtccactctgcctgtaaaaaaaaaaaaaaaaaaaaaaaaatatatatgctaaattgatcttctgtatataaagataattgaaaattaatcttgatgtgaatggaaggggagaggaagtgggagaggggagtgttgtgggcgggagggaagttatgggggcgggggaagctattgtaatccataagctgtacttcagaaatttatgttcattaaataaaataaaaaaaaaagctgttagaaaAAGTCAAATTTCCATTCTTCATAAAGTTCCCTGCTTTgctaatttgttatttttcagcATGCAAAAGAGCTTAAgcagcatacttttttttttcctttcatctttaCAAGTAGAAAAGAGCAGGGGTCATTGGCTTTCCTAGAAGCCATAAGGAGGAGGTATAGTATGCTGAAGAGATACCTAGACTTCAGAGAAAGGAGACCCAGATTCCAGTCCAGTCCTGACTCAGAATCACAGTGATCTtggacaaatctttttttttttttttaaccattctcAGACCACTTGGACAGGTTTAGACTGGGCAAGTCTGTTGTTCAAACTCCTGTGATTATTTCAAAGCTGTTTTATTTTGGTAGTTATGCCTTCATTCATTAGAGTACTGAAAACATCACCACGGAGCCAGCCAGCCTTGACACAGATTTCAGAGATGAGATTCCTAGTAAGCCTCAATCACAATGATCTGGAGAATGAGGTAAACATTTAGAAACCAAACaagtccaggggccagtgttgtcgcatagtgggtaaagctgcctctatATAGCCGGTGATTCGAGTTCCATTTGCTCCATTTCGATCCAGGCTGGCCACCCATGCGGGGGActtggatgaagcacctggctgttgtggccatctagagagtgaactagcagatagaaaatctctacctctctctctctctctcagtaatgctgactttcaaaataaataaataaatccaaaaaaaaaaaaaaaaaaaggcaagaaatgaAGCAAGTCCAGAACCCTTGTCAGAGTTATGTAAGATAAATTATTTGAAGTAAACCCAGGACAAAAAGGATATCTATTTCTTACTTGTTGAGTACTTATCATCTTTAAATACTTGTAAAAACATTTAGTCTGTTTATAACTGTTTATAACATCACTGTAACATTAATTTACAAAAACTAAAAAGGGTGATGATATTTAACCTTTGGCAAGTAAAAACATTATGAAACCTCAgtataatatactttttaaagaaaaactgcaaTTACTTTGGGATATTCTCTCACTTAATATTTATTTG belongs to Oryctolagus cuniculus chromosome 5, mOryCun1.1, whole genome shotgun sequence and includes:
- the SMIM8 gene encoding small integral membrane protein 8 isoform X3 — encoded protein: MSSAPEPPAFKKEPPKEKDFQNPGLRGVRTTTLFRAVNPELFIKPMPAGWAKPKPRTSIYISHLDDKSPITSVVITASHRSSLAGGWSQELEQRIKPMYFFVSCGVLTGKLTSRPNSWSRIYSF